The Alosa sapidissima isolate fAloSap1 chromosome 16, fAloSap1.pri, whole genome shotgun sequence genome has a segment encoding these proteins:
- the LOC121684913 gene encoding plectin-like, giving the protein MQKTTIEEVTEQKTKAETDARQFHVELEGVVKAKAAMEQELSQAQLLVQQAEARRSSLEESLQVLRRNIEESTTARQSLEEHLKRRESDVQDLERALKTKEGAEAELLSHVRSMELDLAKSVTKGQQSESHVTVTKVQKSSTLSSSIQKIQAEVEAEVMQHKMEELTMDKKRAESEIKTLKSELNGMLMQKNMSEEKAQRFKELLDDSNNRLIKLQADMEADRNGVRQKLEEIRQESSELKKSIYVYQEQVKSLQRDKTTLEQRAIFHKTEVDGIKEQLKISQEKLLQKNSIEQEFMHKMRCLEDELSTSQLGGDQLKYQINEITRVNSSLENDVRNLKVCIESLQQEKTFAEQRLKALKTEADTFKEHLQKAKENMSSQSRSEKEIHLKARNLELELQKSGQHVTQLTKKVEELKKMNMETEHSLKSVRGELDKVNIELGSKDQQISIYKTQAESTKGQVKIIEEELLKVTQTAHEFQVKLRGYNDEVKKTAELELKNKTLSANIATYEKDIRTLKSELNSISNERNTVKQRVQEQKMEINELNLSLKKTMGELQKENGEVQKYATKVNELENELLKCKQSMKGITGNSEKITINLKQDILSMQKEKQMVDQKLLTLKGEFDNLSTTLRRTKDELIKVTQEANISQSKVKNLEEELQKSRVVIKDMSSTVDKDTLNLKQEIMVLQKEKTTAHEKIHQMTSEMSALQKDRNMVLEKNQNLNLQMSQVKMQLQQTQETIKKSQTETSSAQALSVELSQVKMQLEQAQESIKKSQTQSFSAQALSLELSQLKIQLEQAQQDITKKQKEASDAQVRSKLLEAQLESCKGMLDQLKDKLEKQKSGYEKQLQLVHTEMEQKFIVRESRTKVELEKKSTERSQNIEAAERDHKHLQQEIEKLRVLLHNSQISKQETQQQLDSLRIELEQAVKDKGAMEVDVLKAKSKISDLDNEKIKLASSISQLDNLRKENSKEVPRLKQTLGESERKLQASEREVKSLKQKVVTYMEEVKNLQEKVLKLEVEVNSENKRVKELESDKPSMSNHQCLKDHEIAKLQTELRLTKNIVSSYEEAKRSLEDELKKMKVSSEIATLEKDKVLAELRIMKQEKMEVYQNKSQENIMKTMTNSVSLHNSTVLQTHTKETESNVNSQNITTEQTATMRKSSLSEKGKSGKGQSVTFNISNSDASGLTSKVTGSPSTLSRKVQGLRGRISIKKLIKVKLLDNDTALKLETGQMSMEEVQACIAQFVSKPPSIAGVYDQSSKKKMSFTEASEKGIITKTYAVDFLEAQAATGCIIDPSTGETYSAEDAFENGIIREDLKEKLVEAEKAVCGYAHAGKILSVFQAMEERILDRHRGKKTIEVQIATGGLIHPVIGVRVPLSFALENGLLNQFTYQTIYDPVSNPKGFYNPETGQRDYYCELLKMCVFDTVSGVYLLPIGGKQEANPTPDSVQGRKSVINTSNGVEMPAYEAFKGNHIDKKTYLFLSQQETEWQETVTDSNGSLMHILTDLRSGRQLCIETALRLRILESSELAKYRSGLLSIYELADLLNSRKVVFRITHCPVAGLWDVASRKRLSVFKGHQLNLVDRLTALRLLEAQACTGGICDPALGERVGIAEATQKGLLNDSFEHLLKQFEQAYNGLAHPQTGKTLSVAQAMQENLLLKDVGMRCLEYQLFTGGLINPETHERMTVDEALLGCLIDKATASQLKDERSFSKSLTCPKTKKRISFSESLEKGVFDGHTGFMLLEATKPQSMGATGTFQYIWTYRHM; this is encoded by the exons ATGCAGAAAACAACCATAGAGGAAGTCACTGAGCAGAAAACAAAGGCTGAAACCGATGCACGACAGTTCCATGTGGAACTGGAGGGTGTGGTGAAGGCCAAAGCAGCTATGGAGCAAGAGCTGAGTCAGGCACAGCTGCTCGTTCAGCAGGCCGAGGCCAGGCGATCCTCCCTGGAGGAAAGCCTCCAGGTGCTGAGGAGGAACATTGAGGAGAGCACTACTGCTCGCCAGTCTCTGGAAGAGCACCTGAAACGAAGGGAGAGTGATGTGCAGGACCTGGAACGGGCGCTGAAGACCAAAGAGGGGGCAGAGGCTGAACTCCTGAGTCATGTCCGCAGTATGGAGTTGGACCTGGCCAAGTCGGTTACCAAGGGGCAACAGAGTGAGTCGCATGTGACGGTCACCAAAGTGCAGAAGTCATCCACTTTGTCGAGCAGCATCCAGAAAATCCAAGCTGAGGTTGAGGCTGAGGTCATGCAGCACAAGATGGAGGAGCTCACGATGGACAAGAAGAGAGCCGAATCAGAGATCAAGACTCTGAAGTCAGAGTTGAATGGCATGCTGATGCAGAAGAATATGTCAGAGGAGAAAGCGCAACGGTTCAAAGAGCTACTGGATGACTCAAATAACAGGCTCATAAAACTTCAGGCGGACATGGAAGCAGACAGAAATGGTGTGAGGCAGAAACTAGAAGAAATAAGACAGGAAAGCTCTGAACTGAAAAAGTCTATCTACGTTTACCAAGAACAAGTCAAGTCATTGCAGCGAGACAAAACCACCCTGGAACAGAGAGCCATTTTCCACAAGACAGAGGTGGACGGCATAAAAGAACAACTGAAAATAAGCCAAGAGAAACTTCTTCAGAAGAACTCAATAGAACAGGAATTCATGCACAAAATGAGATGCTTAGAAGACGAGTTGAGCACATCACAGCTAGGAGGCGACCAGCTTAAGTATCAGATAAATGAAATCACACGAGTAAATAGTTCTTTAgaaaatgatgtaagaaatctCAAGGTATGTATTGAATCACTTCAGCAAGAGAAAACTTTTGCCGAACAGAGGCTCAAAGCACTGAAGACCGAAGCCGACACTTTCAAGGAACACCTACAGAAGGCTAAAGAGAATATGTCCTCACAGTCGAGGTCTGAGAAGGAAATTCACCTCAAAGCCAGAAACCTTGAGCTGGAGCTGCAGAAAAGTGGGCAGCACGTTACCCAACTGACCAAAAAGGTTGAGGAGCTCAAGAAAATGAACATGGAGACAGAGCACTCCCTGAAGAGTGTGAGGGGAGAGCTGGACAAAGTGAATATTGAGCTGGGCAGCAAGGATCAGCAGATCAGCATTTACAAGACCCAAGCAGAGAGCACAAAAGGCCAGGTAAAGATCATTGAGGAGGAACTGCTCAAGGTAACTCAAACAGCACACGAGTTCCAGGTGAAACTAAGGGGTTACAATGACGAGGTCAAGAAAACGGCTGAAttggagctgaaaaacaaaaccCTGTCAGCAAACATAGCCACGTATGAAAAAGACATCAGAACGCTAAAATCTGAGCTGAACTCCATTTCCAATGAGAGAAACACCGTGAAACAGAGAGTCCAGGAACAGAAGATGGAAATCAATGAGTTGAATCTGAGCTTGAAGAAAACCATGGGAGAGCTGCAGAAGGAAAATGGTGAGGTGCAAAAATATGCTACCAAAGTGAATGagcttgaaaatgaacttttgaAGTGCAAACAGTCCATGAAAGGAATAACTGGAAACTCTGAAAAGATCACAATAAATCTTAAACAGGACATACTTTCTATGCAAAAGGAAAAGCAAATGGTTGACCAGAAACTGTTGACACTCAAGGGTGAGTTTGATAATCTGAGTACCACGTTGAGAAGAACCAAAGATGAACTTATTAAGGTAACCCAGGAAGCAAACATCAGTCAGTCTAAAGTGAAGAACCTTGAAGAGGAGCTCCAGAAAAGCAGAGTGGTCATTAAAGACATGAGCTCCACTGTAGACAAAGACACACTGAACCTCAAACAGGAAATTATGGTTCTTCAGAAAGAGAAAACCACAGCGCATGAGAAAATACACCAAATGACATCAGAAATGTCCGCTCTTCAAAAGGACAGAAACATGGTGCTTGAAAAGAATCAGAATTTGAATTTGCAGATGTCTCAAGTGAAAATGCAATTACAGCAAACTCAAGAGACCATCAAGAAGAGTCAGACAGAAACATCCAGTGCCCAGGCTCTGAGTGTGGAGCTCTCTCAAGTGAAAATGCAGCTGGAGCAAGCCCAAGAAAGCATCAAGAAGAGTCAGACACAATCATTCAGTGCCCAGGCTCTGAGTTTGGAGCTCTCTCAATTGAAAATACAGTTAGAGCAAGCCCAACAGGACATTACAAAGAAGCAAAAAGAAGCTTCTGATGCCCAGGTGAGGTCCAAACTTCTGGAAGCCCAACTTGAAAGCTGCAAAGGCATGTTGGATCAATTGAAGGATAAACTGGAGAAACAGAAGTCTGGCTATGAAAAACAACTGCAGTTAGTCCATACCGAGATGGAGCAGAAATTCATTGTGAGAGAATCTCGCACGAAGGTGGAGTTGGAGAAAAAATCCACAGAGCGCTCCCAGAACATAGAGGCAGCCGAAAGGGACCACAAACATCTCCAACAAGAGATTGAAAAGCTCAGAGTGTTGCTTCACAACTCCCAGATTTCAAAGCAAGAGACTCAACAACAGCTAGACTCTCTTCGTATTGAACTGGAGCAAGCAGTGAAGGACAAAGGAGCCATGGAAGTCGATGTGCTTAAAGCAAAATCCAAGATATCTGATCTGGACAATGAAAAAATCAAGCTGGCGTCCAGCATAAGTCAACTGGACAACCTTCGCAAAGAAAATTCTAAAGAGGTTCCACGGCTCAAGCAGACATTGGGCGAATCAGAACGGAAGCTACAGGCTTCAGAGAGGGAGGTAAAGTCCCTCAAACAAAAAGTTGTTACCTACATGGAGGAAGTGAAAAACCTTCAAGAAAAGGTCTTGAAGCTTGAGGTGGAAGTCAACTCTGAGAACAAGAGAGTTAAGGAACTGGAATCAGATAAACCATCAATGTCAAATCATCAGTGTCTCAAAGACCATGAAATTGCAAAGCTACAGACAGAGCTGCGATTAACAAAGAATATTGTATCATCATATGAGGAGGCAAAGCGAAGTTTGGAGGATGAGCTCAAGAAGATGAAAGTTTCCTCAGAG ATAGCAACTCTGGAGAAGGATAAAGTTCTGGCGGAGCTGAGAATAATGAAACAAGAAAAAATGGAAGTTTATCAAAACAAATCTCAGGAAAATATCATGAAGACAATGACCAATTCAGTTTCACTGCATAATTCAACTGTgttacagacacatacaaaagAGACAGAGTCTAACGTTAACAGCCAAAATATCACAACAGAGCAGACAGCCACCATGCGCAAAAGCTCTCTGTCTGAGAAAGGCAAGTCTGGCAAAGGGCAGTCTGTTACATTTAACATCTCCAACTCAGATGCATCTGGACTCACTAGCAAAGTCACAGGTTCCCCCTCTACTCTATCACGCAAAGTTCAAGGCCTTAGAGGACGTATCAGTATCAAGAAATTGATCAAAGTGAAATTGCTGGATAATGACACTGCCCTGAAGTTAGAGACAGGGCAGATGTCTATGGAAGAAGTACAAGCATGCATCGCTCAGTTTGTTAGCAAGCCACCATCAATCGCTGGAGTTTACGATCAGTCTAGCAAGAAGAAGATGTCCTTCACTGAGGCCTCAGAGAAAGGGATCATTACAAAGACTTACGCTGTTGACTTCCTTGAAGCACAAGCGGCTACTGGGTGTATTATTGATCCATCAACAGGGGAAACCTACTCTGCAGAGGATGCGTTTGAAAATGGAATCATAAGAGAGGACCTCAAGGAGAAGCTTGTAGAAGCTGAAAAAGCAGTGTGTGGTTATGCTCATGCAGGGAAAATACTTTCGGTCTTTCAGGCCATGGAAGAAAGAATACTTGACAGACACAGGGGAAAGAAGACGATCGAAGTTCAGATAGCTACAGGTGGCCTCATTCATCCAGTGATTGGTGTCAGGGTGCCTCTTAGCTTTGCTCTTGAAAATGGCCTCTTGAACCAGTTCACCTATCAGACCATCTATGATCCAGTCAGCAATCCCAAGGGCTTTTACAACCCTGAGACTGGCCAGAGAGATTATTATTGTGAGctgttgaaaatgtgtgtttttgacaCGGTGAGTGGTGTGTATCTTTTGCCAATAGGTGGTAAGCAGGAAGCTAACCCTACCCCTGACAGTGTGCAAGGCAGAAAGTCTGTTATCAACACCTCAAATGGAGTTGAGATGCCAGCATATGAAGCCTTCAAAGGCAACCATATTGATAAGAAAACATACCTCTTCCTGTCTCAGCAAGAAACTGAATGGCAGGAAACTGTCACAGACTCTAACGGAAGCCTCATGCACATACTAACAGACCTTAGAAGTGGTCGACAGCTTTGCATTGAAACGGCTCTTAGACTTCGAATCCTTGAATCGTCCGAACTTGCCAAATACCGAAGTGGCCTCCTTAGTATATACGAGCTCGCAGATCTCTTGAACTCCAGAAAGGTTGTTTTCAGAATCACGCATTGCCCTGTTGCTGGACTGTGGGACGTTGCTTCCAGGAAGAGACTTTCTGTCTTTAAAGGTCACCAACTGAACCTTGTGGACAGATTGACCGCCCTTCGGCTCTTAGAAGCTCAAGCTTGCACTGGAGGCATCTGTGACCCAGCACTGGGGGAGCGTGTTGGGATTGCTGAGGCAACTCAAAAAGGTCTACTAAATGACAGTTTTGAACATCTACTCAAGCAGTTTGAACAAGCTTACAATGGTCTCGCACATCCCCAAACAGGAAAGACCCTTTCAGTGGCCCAAGCCATGCAAGAAAACCTGTTATTGAAAGACGTTGGGATGAGATGTTTGGAATACCAACTCTTTACTGGAGGACTGATCAACCCAGAAACCCATGAGAGGATGACGGTGGATGAGGCTCTCCTGGGCTGCTTGATAGACAAGGCTACAGCTTCCCAGCTGAAAGATGAAAGGTCCTTTTCCAAATCCCTTACCTGCCCAAAGACCAAGAAGAGgatttctttcagtgaatccctggaaaaaggtgtctttgatgGCCACACCGGTTTCATGCTGCTTGAAGCTACCAAACCTCAAAGCATGGGGGCCACAGGGACATTCCAGTACATCTGGACCTATCGACATATGTAA